ctccaaacgcctccacatcccctatggtcttccacctgcccagcaggaaggttgcaagggctccggatatgccctgtggcatcttttcggacccgaagactcctagggaatttataacggccgtcttctccttgtcggccccaatCATCGgaatctggcaacatccacacctcagatccagcaccttaaaccatttcgcactactcagacaggccatcgcctctccggccctcagggccatattctggtcactgacagtgcgcctcttcaacgcaatacaatccacacacacgctgcctacgtcttccacggcttcaggggccagtcgccgcaacctctctctctccgaggtgtcttcagcggacaactccgctccctcgtggtatttcgcagcgtccactaggagggtctcaccctcagatacttcccccaggccgtaccgccaatggctcttgtttgaattcggtatcagcccaaagctgctacacacgtccacacaagcaactcgaaactctgggtgcatcgacaatgcctccaaacaacgctcacccgcctcctccgggcaggcccccaagcacaccagcaggatattggttctctctagaacagaaacgctgcccgtctcaacagggtccggacacatcagcattaacgattcctgaacctcagtctcctccacatttgcctccaagaactccattttcactgaccaacaaccgtcgtctggataatcaccggcactggtaccccgaatctccagtgtcctcaatgtcgtcaagggtaaatgcttccaataacggttatgaaacaaactgtacagcaattTAACCggtgccccggtgccgaggatggctttaacttgacttccatccatccgtaacaacacctgtgcgcgtggcccctctaagccttcaggaatagagtctgttcctttcgggagttccttggtacattgctgggaacgtgctcccccagagaccccaagccgttcccccactgggcctcctctaagtttcccgacacctctcgaatcaacggaacaattgatccccttgacagatccccttggcaccacgagaaatttatctgcccccctaggcaaaaagggataccctaaaaacttcccaccaatctcctgccacggatatgataagccccccagctgcggcatttgacttccagtcgaaccacacgcattttcccacactttcccagaactggcagcggtcacttcgaggtaattgcgcccaacagttctaacaaagtcaccagcccgcctactcaaactttcaatcCGTCCCTgccgctttccctcagccaagcattgccactcacccaacaaatgaggggtccgctccgcccacacctccgcccctttagggctggacgttattccaacaaccgggcggagctcaccactgctgaaacatcccaacctgtcactcctcactctccaaacagtacggacagcccatggtcccaccaccatttcgtcagcactagtcggaactcgaacaacaaactccaggctagcaacagcagccaccccacccaacacacacgtagcgataaccagcaatcacacacccacaaaggcacaccagctcttcgccgcagacacaatttaaagagggtgatcacacagcttccacagaaatcaaccccgcaatgtaaccccctgggtcgcctcaggctcgctcagctcgttctcgtctagggggagcagccttcggccccgccaaactgggtaatcagctggtgtgatgtccccgcctcgcccaaaaacagacagtacaccatatgcgattaaatgagtacaatttataaaggttactataactaagtgattaataacgatacagtatatatgaagagaaaattaaagaaaaggcgccaaactatcaaagtccaaaccacttcgtgcacagccgttggagctcaattactgaagtcttctggccaccattcgctcccctccgaactcctcgactcgcagctcaggaccctccgaattcctcgactctccaaacagctcaggaccctctgagtggtcaaccaagcacatctagcttcatctcccccCCCGCGTCCTCGGAGactctcccggcctcggacctttggggtccgatcctcgcccaacttagagcattgtgtcctctctctcgaccccctcgcgccgatctgcccaaaagcccgtcaacaaaagcttacagactcagaagaaagaacattaatccccatttggtttacaaaggaataccattctcgttatcagtaaattagcattcctgctagttaacaaaaggaaaccctctcccaacagtaacaaagagaaaaaagaaaccccctttacacctgtgagtgagagtgtgtgtgtgtagaaacATGCCCCTCAAATCTCCCTTTAAATCTGTGCCCTTTAACATTAAAGGGGAAAAGACTGTGACTATCTACCTTTTCTATGCCTCTCCACTTTCTAATCATCCGAAAGGTCAACCCTGCACTGCCTTtgttccagggaaaacagtcccaccCTGTCCAGTCTCCACATAGCTCAAACTCTCtggtctcagcaacatccttgaatcttttctgcaccctctccaatgtaatCACTTCCTCCTATGGCAATAAATGGCATttacatagactttagcaagacctttgacaaggtctggAACATTAGATCACATAGGATCCGGAGTGAGCTAGCTAACTGCATCCAAAATTGTCttaggaggaggaggcagagggtggtagtggaaGGTTGTTTTGCCAGAGTgcaggtctgtgaccagtggtgtgccacacaGATTTCTGCCAAGTCCCCTGCTGGTCATCATAAATATTAATGAATTAGATGAGAAAGTAGGTGGCCCGatgaccaagtttgcagaagacatcAAAACTGATGTCAGTGAACAAGGTTGGCTAAAGTTACAAGAGGATCCAGGTCAAATGGAAAATGTGAATGAGGCaatgacagatgaaatttaaGTCAGACAAGTTCAACATGATGCATTTTAGATAGTTTAATCAGGGCAGAGCTTAGAGAATGAAAGGGCCCTGGAAAATGTTGTTGAACAGACACCCAGGGTACATGTACATAGTCCCCTGGCGTTAACAATGCAAAAAGGCAGCGTGGTGAACGCTTATGcaatgcttgccttcatcagatGGGACATCAAGTACATTGGGTTGAGAAATCCTATTACAGCTGCACATGTCATTGGTGCAACCATGCTCTTCTGGTTGCCATTACTAGTTATTTTTGGTTTTCTGGGTTTGCTATATCAGTTTTGTCATAGTCATTTGGGACAATTTGCAGTAAATTAATGGTGCAATATTTTGATGCAGATAAGATGCATGTCACAAGCTGGATGCTTTCCTGATATTTTTTCAATACTTTGCTGTCTCATTAAATCTCCTTTATGTAGTGATAATGGGCTTGAGCTAGGACCAATGCCATTTATATTTCACTGATATCAGTTTTgatgtcttctgcaaacttggtcatCGGGCCACCTACTTTCTCATCTAATTCATTAATATTTATGATGACCAGCAGGGGACTTGGCAGAAATCtgtgtggcacaccactggtcacagacctgcACTCTGGCAAAACAACCttccactaccaccctctgcctcctcctcctaaGACAATTTTGGATGCAGTTAGCTAGCTCACTCCGGATCCTATGTGATCTAATGTTccagaccttgtcaaaggtcttgctaaagtctatgtagacaatatCTACTGTCCTGCCCTGCCTGgcccttttcaaatgccttggtTACTGCTTCAAAAATAATAATCTAATTTGCAAGGCCTAATTTCCCATGCACATAGCCGTGCTGACTATCCCCAATGATTCATTAGCCtttacaaatgcagacagatacTGTCTCTTAGAATCCTCTGTAACTTCATAGCCTCATCTGGGAAGAGACTAGCCCATTCTCTGACAGGACCATGTACACATTGCTTCAGGAAACTTTACTGGATACACTTAGCAAATTCTGCAACTACTAAAACCTTCACATTGTGGCAATCCCAGTCAATACTAGCTAGGTTAACATGACCTGAATTTATAATTTTTACACCTGTGTGCAATTTTTCCTACATATTTGCTCATCCAGCCTTTGACAATTTCTGGAGACCTTGTGTATAATCTCATCAAAATGATCACCCATTTATTTCTAAGTTCTACTTGTATAGCCTCATTGGTTGATTCCCCAACCCCAGAATATTCTCTCTAGATTTCCCTTAAAGTGTAAAGCTTTTCCCAATTTGTTTGAGAGTTATTTGCGACTTTGAGAGTGGTGAGTAAAGTATGAAAGAGAACAGGTGATTTTGTAACTTCCCGTCTGTTTTAGATTTTGTTTAAACCGTGGATCATTGTTCTGTCCTATGCATGATGGCTAttttatttaaaatgtccttccCTTACTAATTTTTCACATTCTTTGAGATTTTGTCCAGTTACTTAAATTTAATTATAgttgaatcttcattttaatctaATGGAATCAAAAGCATCTTTGTACAGTGAAGCCATACACTACACATCAACAGAGTTAGAATTGGTTCTTGAAATCTCTGATTCTGTTGGCAGAGAAGATTCATACAGATATTGCCTGGGATGGAGCATTTAAGTTGCAAGGAGAGACTGGAGATGCTAGGTTTGTTTTACCTGGAGAAGAGAGGTTAAAGTGGAAAATGATTGAGATCTATAAAATTAGATAGTGTGGACCACTGGAAGATGTTCCTATTGTCAGAGATTTAGAATTAGGGTAAGGGTTAGAGAGGATGAAAGGAAGACCTTTTTTCGCTCAGTGTACCTGGAACAGCCTGAGAGCAGTGGAAGCAGAGTCACAAAAGTGACCAGATGAGCATTTGCCTTGCTTGGGCGTGGAAGGCTATGAATCAACTGCTGAAAGATGAAGGTAATGCATGTCATTCCACTCTGGGTGGTGTGGATATGATCAGCTGAATGGCCAGTTTCCATTTCTTCATTTTCTCATCCATTTATTGCATTTGGTCCTAGTTTCACAAACCTGTGCAATATTTCTGTCTTGTTCCAGGACTGTTTGGAAGCCTGTGTATCATCCCTATATCATAGATCATAATCTCACTGTTTTATTTCATTACTTTCatgcttttgaaaaaaaaactccatAGTTTCTATTTACATAACAGCATTTAACATTGTCAAATGTCACAAGGGTGTGGAATCAGAAGAATTTTGTGGCGTGGTATGATGCATGAGATAAATAATACTCCTAGCCCAAGTATTatcgagaaacacacacaaagtgctggaagagctcagcaggtcaggcaacatcgatgaaaaagagtatagttgatattttgggccgagactcttcagcaggactggtgaAAAGAAGATAAGAAgtcagagttaaaaggtggggggggggggaagggaggggagaacACATGGTGAAATGGATGGGAGAAGGGTGAAgtagaaatgggaagttgattggtgaaagagatacaggattgGAGAACAGGGAATCTTATGGGAGgataaaaggccatggaagaaagaaaaaggggaagggacaccagagggaggtaatggcaggcaaggagataaggtgagaaaagggaatggggatagAGAAGGTGGGGGGCTATTACTGGAAATTCTAGAAATTGATAAGTCTACCAAGACAGAATCTAAGATGtttctcctccaatctgagt
The sequence above is a segment of the Hypanus sabinus isolate sHypSab1 chromosome 4, sHypSab1.hap1, whole genome shotgun sequence genome. Coding sequences within it:
- the LOC132393036 gene encoding uncharacterized protein LOC132393036, translating into MVVGPWAVRTVWRVRSDRLGCFSSGELRPVVGITSSPKGAEVWAERTPHLLGEWQCLAEGKRQGRIESLSRRAGDFVRTVGRNYLEVTAASSGKVWENACGSTGSQMPQLGGLSYPWQEIGGKFLGYPFLPRGADKFLVVPRGSVKGINCSVDSRGVGKLRGGPVGERLGVSGGARSQQCTKELPKGTDSIPEGLEGPRAQVLLRMDGSQVKAILGTGAPVKLLYSLFHNRYWKHLPLTTLRTLEIRGTSAGDYPDDGCWSVKMEFLEANVEETEVQESLMLMCPDPVETGSVSVLERTNILLVCLGACPEEAGERCLEALSMHPEFRVACVDVCSSFGLIPNSNKSHWRYGLGEVSEGETLLVDAAKYHEGAELSAEDTSERERLRRLAPEAVEDVGSVCVDCIALKRRTVSDQNMALRAGEAMACLSSAKWFKVLDLRCGCCQIPMIGADKEKTAVINSLGVFGSEKMPQGISGALATFLLGRWKTIGDVEAFGVLVYVDDLLVFGFASGEYEVRSLQEQLRTTELKSFRDTCQGWRRSQLVSDCLYGIKFEMKTERLEKVIWNHSEDLQVGENEESCLTEGNSKLRTRRGEFAEVKKLQTNLRREKRKLEGNLKMTIDSSNEVQNLKVDLEEVMRKKKLERSAVNTEQEVEETAGAVQATCFRLEKIKQQLPITGMRKNTDSMDDVLDVWYMLPFADFPSIEEETFGPSPIESGVAGRVSCVQCGA